Genomic segment of Zingiber officinale cultivar Zhangliang chromosome 11B, Zo_v1.1, whole genome shotgun sequence:
atttgagtatgagccattaccatcggctcatgctgagagaagtacagtggagtcagtctgagtaagctccgtcagctaactatcaagtttgatagttgtaagaagcgctcgaatgttaccatggcccaacatctcagggagatgggtaacatgattcgagagttGAAGACTGCAGGTtatacgttgaccgatgaacaacaggttcaggcagttattcgttcccttcctgattcttgggaaacgatgaaacagaacctgacccatagtgagagtatcaagactttcactgatgtctcacgccatgtggaactagaggcggagaggattgaatccgcaaggatttcgggtcaagcttttgtagctgaaggttatggttccaagaataagaacaagtggttcaagaaaggaaaggggaaaggaaaggaggttaatgttgttgctgcgaaaaaccaaatcaagaagaaaggaaagaaaaatggacaaaaacctaggagcaagttgacttgcttcaactgtggcaagaagggccattttgctcgggattgtactgagcctaaaaaggtaaatccgtttttatcttctttccacgagcaatatgttgcaagtacagtgttgttagctgattcgtatcctttgtggattgtagattcaggagcaacgaaccacgtagctcgtgatcgagctacatatgtggagtaccgtcgggtaccagctggcaacaaatggatatatgtaggaaacaatgcaagaatagaagtcaaaggaattgacacttgcaagctcaacctacgtggtggaggcaccttgtttctacatgatgtcctgtacgctcctgagattcgacggaatctggtttctgttatttgtcttcttgatttaggttacaatgtaaatttttatagccgttgtgtggaacttcgaattaactctgtgttaattggatatggttatgtaacaaatagttttatggttcttgatgtagaatcaaataataatagttgtttttcaaacattgctcttactagtaatgctgatgttaatgatgaaatttggcatgctagattgggacatataggacaagaacgaatgaatagattagctaagaagggcctattaggcactcatgctaagattaacttgtctatatgtgagcattgtcttgctggaaaggcgactaggaaaccatttggtaaggctattagggctgattcaccattgcaattaattcattcagatatttgtggtccaatgaatgtgaaggctagaaatgggagttcttatttcattacatttatcgatgacttcacacgttttggtcatgtgtatttgatttctcacaaatctgaagcattggattgctttattcgttacttgaacgaagttgagaatcaattggaacgtaaggttaaaaccttgcgcactgaccgtggaggagaatatttgtctgatcagttcaagacaatgtgtaatgagaaagggattattagacagctaactatccctggaactccacagcaaaatggggttgctgaaagaagaaataggactcttcttgaaatggttaggtctatgatggcgcaagctaatttgccaatctcttattggggagatgcattgctagtagcgacctatatacttaacaaagtgccttcaaagtcagttccatctaccccacatgaacgttggacaggcagaaaaccggatttgagtaatctgagaccttgggggtcagctgcctacgttcatgataagactcatgaaTATGGAAAACtatgacccagaggtaagaagtgtatctttataaggtactctgagacctctaaaggttatgtttttattggtgagcgacaagatggaaccatctctgaaatagagtcaagagatgttacatttctagaaactgagttcccaacacgaggtgaagttgataagacaattcctctatatgagatagaggaggaggataatgttcctttatcaacaaatcaggagatgcctgaatctagtcaaccgagtgggagtaatttgccactgaatgagtcagtttctcaacagtctaaccttcgaagaagtagtcgtcagattattccacgaagaaggtttgatattgagaatgaggtattaatggttctcccagttgacgatgaggaacctcgaacagttgaggaagctatgggcagctcagttagaaaagaatggaaagttgcaatggatgaagaaatgaagtcaatgagaaagaatcaagtttgggatttagtcgatcttcctccgggccgaagggctattgggaataagtggattctcaaagtaaagaggaaagcagatggatcgattaatcgatacaaagctcgattagttgcaaaaggatatacccaaatggagggtattgactttgaagagacattctccccagttgtaaagtttgtgtcaatacgtgtcatcctagctatagtagcacactatgacatggaattacatcagatggatgtaaaaacgactttccttaatggtaatcttgacgaagaaatctatatggtacaaccagaaggttatgttgctgaaggccaagagaaaagagtatgtagacttcggaagtctatatatgggctaaagcaaacgtcaagacaatggaacataagatttaatgaagtaatattatcttatggtttcgaaatgatcaatgaggatcattgtgtttacctaaggaaggaaaaaggaaagcttgtcattttatcattatatgttgatgatatactaatagctggaagtgacataaagtgtgtgatagaagtcaaaagttggctttcatcacaatttgacataatagatatgggagaagcagagtacatcttaggagtgaagatcgttagagaccgatcaaagaggcttttgagtttgtctcaagaagcttatatcactaagatactacaacacttcaatatgtcagattgcaacattgaacagacgcctattgcgaaaggtactatcttgagcaaaagtatgtatcccaagactcctgaggaaatagccgaaatgaagaagaaaccatatgccagtgctattggtagtttgatgtacactatgttgtgtactcgtcccgatataagctatgctgttggcttagttagtcgtttccagtcaaacccaggatcgagacactggaaagcggtgaagaggatattcagatatcttaaaggaacagctgattattgcctctgtttccaaggatcagatatgagcctaagtggctactcagatgcagattgggcaagggaccttgatgacagaaaatccacatctggctatgtcttcttgctgaatgatggcgccatctcatggaacagcaagaagcaggcttgtgtagccttgtcgacaatggaagctgagtatgtggcttgtgcagcggctggctaagaaggttcctgaagcatctgaggattgctgaggatagtgggagtcctgttactgtgtactgtgatagtcaagctgcgatagcattttccaaggatcccaaatatcacagcaaaggcaagcatatagaaattaagtataattttgtaagggatattgttgacaagaaaaagattattcttgagtacatccctacacggaatatgcttgctgatccttttactaagccattgactaaagagtcatttcatggtcatatgaagtctttgggacttcggagaatgtaacaattgtaaagacattttgataaataaaaattccatgatctattcagtgtatatgtcttggttacattcgaataaaagtctcgataagcatgttggcagattgggattggtccactcacatggacaatcatctctatttgttaagtacgaatagaggtaagatcgttgcttatgggacagcttttgtagctgtgaatagagacatacccataagttaaggtcgccttgatatttgggtcaagatgagatcatttgtgtaatgattggagtaaatgcacccaccatttactgaatctgcttgaagccagattagaattcatatgttgaattcaggattagacattgggaatgtctagatcgaaatctgtactatgttaaatttgggaaaaacatgcgctctttttggtaaagagaataacatcgtagcatgtgattcataccacatgtgctatggcgacaagaatggttgtaggagaatggatccctgcttctctactatgtgagacccttgagattataagttaatctcgattttaccctaagtgactatttagctgtctacttgaagttctgatcagtgtctgctactttagcatgtttcctattgactatggatgattcggtctatggagcataactaggaaagcaactgattagagtgaatggattctagctaaaaaggaagattaagattgatttacatctgcgacatttattcactggtaccggttacatttttagttcagtacataaaatgtaattgtgaataatttgtttgattggaggtgttgaacatgctcttgacatatggtcaatatgagggattagagatgttcatgatgatgtaaataatttaatctggggtaaaggcaagccatttatgtctatgatttgttctatggacatttatgtctctgatttgttctatggagcagctaagtaaggtgtgacaatcttcttagcaattgaatgctcactgtgcttgctgtcgcacgaaccattttccctaatgtatggaatggatgttctgatcTAGTCTTTGTGACTAGATTCTCATAAAGTctgtgtgacttatttggtctttgtgactaaattttgttctggtcttcgtgacttgatcctcacaaagtcttcgtgacttatttggtctttgtgactaaattttactTTGGTCTTCGTGACTTAATCCTCACAAAGTCTtcatgacttatttggtctttgtgactaatttcgctccggtcttcgtgacttgatcaccttgtagtctatgtgactaacatggtctatgtgaccatatggattgacttggaccagtgggagatgttagacgttgcatcagttgcaacgtcgggaagatgaaggggggccgatccttcatcttcctccatttaAAGCTGTCATCAAGGCATCGGTTGGTAACCGATGTCTTGCTTGATATAAATGGTGGCGTCCAAGGCAATCTGAAGTGGGTGTGCGTTTGAGGTGAGCAGAGGATAGCTTCTGGCGATCAGAGGTGTGTAGAAGAGCAGTGGATGTGATCGTGTGAGCAAAGGGAGAACATCCGTAGggacgggatttggtttgtggaagagttcgagaaggttccgtgtggtgatcttctcggcgacagcagcAGCGACGTCTCCGGCGGTTCATCGGCGACTTCATCGACCGGCGTCttcggttgcggttcttcgggagatcaatgtgagtgtttatggtttctgcattattattttaattacttcgtttaagttttcatgctctcaaaactaccaacaacccgtgatttacctcctccgtgttgacctaagGACGAATTGACGGGGGCGCTGAGGACGAGCGAATCACTTTTTTACCACATAATATTCATTTTTAACATCTCTAATATTTACTTCGCTCTGTCCATTCATAAGGCCATtgtctttttttatttaaattgtaaaaaagaaatttatttttcctttattataaaatggtgtttcattttattttttgaaactattttttttatcacaaatataaaattataattactacATAATTATAATAAGTGTTGTGCAATTATAATAGTTACGATAACTATTACACTATGATCCTGTAATTTTTATAGTATAATATTGACTCGTATTAATTAGAAATAAATATAATGTTATACTAACTGCTCTAATTTGATGTTGACATATTGATTAGTGTTGACTAGTGATAAAATATCTATATTACAAGAGCTATGAAATATAATTACTACATCAGTATATTATTAGTATGATACTTAATACCTCACCTTGGTGCTTGGATATTATAGTCATCgagccgctgatgtggcggtttcaTATTTTTGGATATTATAGTCATCAATTTGAGTTAATCCTATCAGGTTAGCTCGTCTTGCTAAATAATTTATCAACCCAAGCCCGTCGCGGGTTGACCCACCGCAGGCCGACCCACCTAGGCTTGTGACTCACTCGGGTCGTCCCACGACAGGCTTGGGTTAGCCCGTGCGCTGAGAAACACATGTGAGCTAAGTTTTATGTAGAGCCATCAATTTAGGTTGGGTCCGtcaggttggcccgccccgccaaataatTTAAGTGGCTTGGGTTAGAATTTTATTAACCCAAGCTTGTCGCGGACTAACCCGCCTAGGCCCACAACCTCGCACTGGTCAGCCCGCAACGTGCTTGGGTTGAtccgcgggttgagaaacaccTATAAACTAAGTCTTATGTCAATTTATCATCtttcttttttataattttgaaataaaaaataatattttttatcaaacatATATACTCATTTGcgtctatttatatttaaaatatttgtttctagaaatatttgattaataaaatcttttcaaagtaaACGTTGAAAATATTAAACtatcttctttattttttttaaaaaaattaatgggTCCACGGATTGGCTTGTCTAACTTACAAcccgccttggattgggttgAGTTGGAGGTTTCCCAATCCGCTAAGATGACGGATCGGCCATCCCCGCCCCCCGCCCCACCAAATGGTTGGCCTGTGGCGTACCACAGGCCGATCCATCCTGCCACGAGCTTGCCCGTTTAATAACTCTATCGGATACTAACTTTCATCGAACATCTCACCTTAATGCTCAAATATTAGCTTCTACTGAGCACTTGGACTTGGTGCTCGAATACCAACTCCTACTGAGCACCTAGACTCAATGCTCAGATACTAGCTTCTATCGAGCACTCAGACTTAACGCTCAAATACCAACTTTCACCTAACATCTCACCTTAGTGCTCGGATATTCTAACGAGCACCTGAACTCAATATTCAAACCTAGCTCCATGATCACTTGCTAATGAATATATGACATCTTTTAAATAGAGAAACTAGTAATGATTGTCAAATCTGATTCCTTAAATACTTTCTATTAATATATGGTGCCCGACCAATGGAAAGATAACTAACAGGTGTCAAATCTGATTTCTTGATTATCTTTCTATTAATAGGTGGCGATTGATGAATGgagaggatatgatccctcatcgACTTTCACGAGGACAATGAAGGAACGTGCAATATTTGATATGGAGATATTCTTCTGATAACTATATAACCACtagagaaaataataatttttcttcttaccCGTGGAGGTGACCCTTCTCCGCGGAGCTCAAGGCTTTCtaattttctctttcttcttctcattTCACATCTCTTCGAATCCTAGATCTCTACTATCGGTGACTAACATTGGCCAACTCCTAATTAATCTGTGTTACTTTTCAGGTGACTGGATCTCAcgatgtatttttattttattttataaaaaagagtataaaataatttatttgtttCGACATATAAAAATATGATGGGATGAAATACGCTTtttaacaataaattaaaaagacctttcgataaaaaattaaaaggaggGTTACGACTGCAATTAAAATGGGACGACTACAATACGAAGGGAACTTCTCAACTGAATCGAGCGAGTCTATTTCATCAACTTGTTGGCATTGACGAGCACAGCAGTCAAGTCACAAGACGAGTCGCGACCAATTACGGGGTGGCGCCGTGCGTGTGGGCCCGATGTCCAGTCGTGGAGTGATTCGCTACGTAGACCCGAAGAGGGGTAAAATGCCGGATTTCAGCAGCATTCCTGTTCTTGATTGGAATTCCACTTGGAGTCCGCTTCTTCGTCTCGGTGTTGGACGGTGTGGCCTCATCGGATCCCCATCGGCACCGCCTTTTCCCCTTTCAGGCCGACCTGAATGGGCCAATCCGCCTCCAAGAAATCCAGTAAATCTCTCTCCTGTTCCTGTTCCTCTTCCTCCTCGGGCCTCCGTGCGAGGTTTGCATCTGTCTCCGTCGGCCAACCGGCGGCGATGACCAAAGAAGAATTGGCCTCATGCGAGGATTCCACCGCTTATTCCTCCAGAGATTGCACCGTCGACCTTCCAGACGAATGCTTAGCCCTCGTCTTCCAGTCCCTTGGCTCCGCCGACCGAAAGCAGTGCTCGCTGGTGTGCCAGCGATGGTTAACGATCGACGGCCAGAACCGACATCGTATTTCCCTCGACGCAAGGGCTGGACTCCAGGATGCCGTGCCGGGCATCTTCGCCCGATTTGACGCCGTCACTAAGCTTGCCCTAAAGTCTGAACGCCGAGCCGAGAGCATCGGCGATGAAGCGCTTGCGCTGATCGCCGCTCGGTGTCCCAACCTCACGCGCCTCAAGCTGCGCTCTTGCCGTGCCATTACTGATGCCGGTATGGCTGCCGTCGCCGAACAATGTTCAGTCCTCCGCAAGCTCTCCGTGGGGTCTTGCACTTTCGGCTTCAAGGGCATTGAAGCCGTTGTCCGTGGCTGTTCTGTTCTAGAGGAGCTCTCCATCAAGAGGCTGCGTGGCCTACCTTTCGCCATCGGCGCTAGTACGTCTGGCGACGAAATCATTGGCTCTGCCTCCCTCCGATCTCTCTGTCTGAAAGAACTTATCCATGGTCTGTGCTTTGCACCACTCATCTTTGGATCCTCCAATCTCAAAACCCTTAAACTAAACCGGTGTTCCGGTGACTGGGATTGGATTCTAGAGGACATAGCCGATAAAGTCCTTGGGATCACCGAGGTCCACCTTGAGAAGCTTCAGGTCAGTGACCGTGGCCTTGCTTCCCTCTCCTCTTGTGTCAATCTTGAGATCCTTCACCTTGTAAAGACCCCGGAGTGCACTGATATCAGCCTCACCGCCATCGCAGAACGCTGTCACCTACTCCGTAAGATCCATATTGATGGATGGAAGACCAACAGGGTGGGCGATGAGGGCCTCATAGCTATTGCAAAGCAGTGCCCTAACCTGCAGGAACTGGTACTTATTTCAGTGAATCCAACTGTTCGAAGCTTAGGGCATATAGCGAGCAACTGCCAGAACTTGGAGCGCCTTGCCATCTGTAGCAGCGACACCTTCGGGGATGCCGAAATTTCTTGCATTGCCTCCAAATGCATGGCTTTGAAGAAGCTCTGCATTAAGGGCTGCCCAGTGTCTGATCAGGGGATGGAGGCCCTGGCCAAAGGTTGCCCCAAGCTAGTTAAAGTCAAGGTAAAGAAGTGCCAAGGTGTGACACCGGAATTTGCAGGCTGGTTGATGGCATGCAAGGAGGGGATGGTGGCAGTGAATTTGGACACAGCAGCACCAACTGAACAGGCAGAGCCCAGTGTTACTGAGAGTGGGGCGCTTGAAAACAATGAACAGTCAATCGATCGAATTGGGGCTGTCAATCTTCACTCATCAAGCTGTAGTTCTAGGCCGTCTCCATGGAAGGCACAGATGGGACTTTTTGCCGGTAAGAACTTTGTAGTGTCCGCTATCCGGAGATGGTCTCATGGGAGTAGTAACTCCAGTCATACATGAAAGGGAAGGACAAGCTCTTACTTCTGTTGCATTTCATCTGGCTAAGTATTTTAAGGTGTATGTCATCAGTTAGCACTTCAAATCTAATGTGCCTATTTGCTTGATATTGTTACTTCTGTTGCTGGTCCTTATGCTTTCCATCTCCATGTTTATCTACAAAATCTTCGACTTTGTTGCTGATAGGTTCATATTCATATTACTGATGCATGCTCCTCGGATACATTATGGGTTTATCACTTCAGAATTGCTAAAATGTTTTGAAGGATGCAAAAGGTTTTTGAAACAAAATCGTAAAGATTGCCTGATGCTGTTTGATATACAAAATATTATCTATATTCTGAATCTTTAGACACTTTGTCACTCTCTAGTAATGTAGCTTGATTTTTTAAGTTAGGGCTCACTGGCTCAGCATTGATTcttctttgtatctatttatgcATGTAGTTTGAATACATTTGTGTAGCTTAGACTTGTTAATAGTTTGTTATGAAGTTAAGATTATTGCACTGAAGAAAATTTGTGAATCGAAACTAGGATATGATACATTATGGAGTAAGATTTGTATTGAAGGAAACACCTGAGCTGATCTTCCACCAGGATGTATGACATATCCTGTTCCTAAACTTAAATCTGTCAAATGTATAGATGCTTGATAACCTAATTTTATTAGAAGACTAATAAGGGATGTATTCCAGATGCTTGACATATGCTGCTAAGGTAGTCATGTAACTCTTGCTTTGAGCTAATTGGATCTCTAAGGATCATACTATGGACAAGTGTTTGCTTAATCATAATACTGTTTTGAAAAGGTTGATTTAGGTAATCATTTTACTTGGTGATTTAGAGAATCAAATTGGTGTTGAGGATAATCTTTGATGAGAACTTAGAGAACCCTCTGTTGATGATCCCTATTGGTGTTTATTAGATGATTTTTatactcatatatatatatatatatatatatatatttatattttttttttttgactataAAATCCTGTTTAGCTAATTGCCTTCATTACTTTTCATTTTCTGGAGGTATAAAAGATTATGATCAAAGGGTGAATCCCTTTCATTTGGTTTTAGAATACGCAGCATCTACATGCATAGGCAGGGAGAGCCAAGCTTTAAGCACACTGGCATGAGATCGATGAGGCTATAAACGATCAAGTTAAGTTTTGTATTGTTTAAATTTGAGTCAGGTCCAACGGAGTCTAAAATAAATCAAGTGGTTGAAATGGATTTTCAAACTTGAATGAATTTTTTTAGGAGTTGTTTAGATATTATTGAGTCCTcaagtttatttgattatttaaattttttatattttaaagtttGTTAAGTTG
This window contains:
- the LOC122034450 gene encoding F-box protein SKIP2-like, encoding MGQSASKKSSKSLSCSCSSSSSGLRARFASVSVGQPAAMTKEELASCEDSTAYSSRDCTVDLPDECLALVFQSLGSADRKQCSLVCQRWLTIDGQNRHRISLDARAGLQDAVPGIFARFDAVTKLALKSERRAESIGDEALALIAARCPNLTRLKLRSCRAITDAGMAAVAEQCSVLRKLSVGSCTFGFKGIEAVVRGCSVLEELSIKRLRGLPFAIGASTSGDEIIGSASLRSLCLKELIHGLCFAPLIFGSSNLKTLKLNRCSGDWDWILEDIADKVLGITEVHLEKLQVSDRGLASLSSCVNLEILHLVKTPECTDISLTAIAERCHLLRKIHIDGWKTNRVGDEGLIAIAKQCPNLQELVLISVNPTVRSLGHIASNCQNLERLAICSSDTFGDAEISCIASKCMALKKLCIKGCPVSDQGMEALAKGCPKLVKVKVKKCQGVTPEFAGWLMACKEGMVAVNLDTAAPTEQAEPSVTESGALENNEQSIDRIGAVNLHSSSCSSRPSPWKAQMGLFAGKNFVVSAIRRWSHGSSNSSHT